From the genome of Thermosynechococcus sp. NK55a:
ACCTCAACCATGAGAATTTCATCTTCGTCTAGGTCTGGCAGTTCGCCTTCTACGGTGAGGGTGAGTGCGGTGCGCTTGAGGGTGAGGTTTTGTTCTTCAAGGATGGCACAGGCTGTATCAAAGACCTCATCAATTTCCTCCTCCTCTAGGGGCACCAAGGTTTCTTCCTCGTCGTTTTCAGCCACGACCGCAAAAATTTCTACGGGGTAGTCCACCGGGCGCAGCAGTGCATAGGTTTCCCCTTGCACATTCAGACGAAACTCAATGTAGCAGTCAAGGAAGCGACCCTCATCGTCGTAGAGGCGAAGCTGCTCCATTTCCTCTGCGAAGTCTTCCTCTTCCCAAGGCTGCTCATTACTGTTTTGCTGGTTTTGATAGTTTGAGCCCATGCTGCTTCGGTAAAAAGATTCCTATGGCATTGGAGCATACCACGCAGCGGGTCGTCGTGGGTCATTCCCGGTGGCAACCTTAGCTACTTCTTCTCCAAGAAATTAAAATCAAGGGGAATCCAAAGCTGCAAATAGCGCTGCAACCACCTGTGCTGCCTTCCGATCAAGCTTGTGCCAGTCCACTTCCCCGGCAGGATCAAAAAGACTGAGGTCAGCTTGCACCTCCCCCACCTGAAAGTCATGGATACCGCTGTAGTCGAGTTCTGGGGTGTACTGCTGAAAACAAATTTGGTAGCAAAGCTCCCACAGATTCACCCGCTGCTGGCGATCGCCCTGACGTAAATGCAGCCAATAGAGAATTTGGGGTTCAGCCTCACCACAGGGAATCTCGACGGTTTCATAGGTGCCCTGCCAAGGAGAAGTTTCTAGCGATCGCCGCAGCTGATCAAGGAGTCGAATCAGAGCCGGTTGCATCAGTTGAGCCGCCGCATACCAAGGGTGGTCAGTAGGTAGGGACATCGCATCACGCGAGGGGTTTTTTGACATTGTAGGCCTCATGGGAGAGGACACTGCGGGGTTCAATGCGATCGCCGGTGTCGTAGCAGACGAGGCGATAGTGATAATTCAGGGGAATGCTAATCACCTGGCGATCGTGATTGAGACGCTTCCCCTTAAATTGACGGTAGTCAGCTCCTGCAAGGAGTTGGGCAATCACTTGGCGCGCTTTAAGGACAATCTCCTTGGGCAATCCCCTTAGATCCACCACATCGCTGGCAAAGGAGGCCTGCCATTCCTGTCGCGCTAGGCGGGCCTTTTCCCGTTGGGCTGCCTCTAGAGCTTTAGCTTGGGCTAACTGGGCGCAGCGATGACACACTTGACCATACCCGTAATGGCCGCAGGGAAATCGTTTCCGACGACGTGGCATAGGGTCTTTACCAAAGGAGAAAATAGGGCAGAGAGGTATAACCCTCCACCCTGGGCATCTATTGATATTTTCCGTCTAAAGGCGTACCACTGGCACTTAGCTGAGAAGGGCATTGGCTTTGGCCACCACATTGTCCACAGTGAAGCCAAATTTCTCCATGAGGACGTTACCAGGAGCCGAGGCACCAAAGCGCTCGATTGATACCGTTGCATCGGCATAGCGGCACCAACCAAAACTAGAAGCCGCCTCCACAGCAAGGCGTTTTACCCCCGCCGGCAGCACACTGGCTTTGTACTCAGGGGATTGCTCCTCAAAGAGTTCCCAAGAGGGCATGGACACCACCCGCACCTTTTTGCCATTGGCGGTCAGGGTTTCAGCGGCCTTGACACAGAGGGAGACCTCTGAACCTGTTCCAATCAGGATCAAGTCGGGGGTACCTTCACAATCCACAAGGGTATAGGCACCTTTGGCGACATTCGCCGCAGAGCTACCGGCCAAGTTGGGCACATTTTGGCGGGTCAGGGCCAGTAGGGTGGGCTGTTTGCGCCGTTGGACGGCCACTTGGTAAGCCCCCGAGGTTTCATTGCCATCGGCCGGCCGGATCACCAGTAGGTTGGGAATGGCACGCAGGGAGGCCAAGGTTTCCACAGGTTGGTGAGTAGGCCCATCTTCCCCAAGGGCAATGGAGTCGTGGGTCATCACATAGATGACACCCGCTTGGGAGAGCGCGGAGAGGCGCAGGGCAGGCCGCAGGTAATCAGCAAAGACTAAGAAGGTAGCGCAGTAGGGAATCAAGCCGGAATTGTGGAGAGCAATGCCGTTGCAAATAGCGGCCATGCCGTGTTCACGGACGCCAAAGCGAATGTTGCGATTGTGGTACTGACCTTTTTGGAAGTCACCGGAACACTTCAGTTCAGTGAGGTTGGAGTGGGTCAGGTCCGCAGAACCGCCAATGAGTTCTGGCAGGTTAGGGGCAATCGCGTTCAGGCAAATTTCCGAATGCTTGCGGGTAGCCACGGCCTTATCCGCAGGCGTGTAACTGGGGAGATTGGCATCCCAGTTGGCGGGCAATTCACCCCGTAGCAGCCGTTCAAATTCGGCGGCCTCCTCAGGATATTTCTGGCGGTAGGTGGCCAGGGTTTGGTTCCACTCTGCTTCATAGCTGGCACCGCGCTCAATGGCTTTGCGGAAGTGGCTCAGAACTTCCTCGGGGACGACAAAGGGTTCATAGTTCCAGCCAAGGTTTTCACGGGTAAGCTTGACCTCCTCAGGGCCGAGAGCAGCACCGTGCACACCGGCAGTGTTGGCTTTGTTGGGGGAACCGTAGCCAATGGTGGTGGTGACTTTAATGAGTGAGGGTTTATCGGTTACGGCCTTAGCAGCTTCAATGGCCTTGGCAATGCCGGCAAGATCTGTATTGCCATCGGCAACGTGCTGCACGTGCCAACCGTAGGCTTCAAAACGCTTGCAAACATCCTCTGTAAAGGCAATGTCGGTGGAGCCGTCAATAGAAATGTGGTTATCGTCGTAGAGGGCAATGAGTTTACCCAAGCCCCAGTGACCAGCAAGGGAGCAGGCTTCTCCGGAGACCCCCTCCATATTGCAGCCATCCCCAAGGATGACGTAGGTGTAGTGATCTACCAGTTTGATGTCGGGCTTGTTGAAGCGGGCGGCCAGATGGGCTTCAGCCACCGCTAAGCCAACGGCGTTACAAATCCCTTGACCGAGGGGACCTGTGGTCACCTCCACACCGGGGGTTTCAAAGTTTTCGGGGTGACCGGGCGTGCGCGACCCCCACTGGCGGAACTGTTTAATATCCTCAATGGTAACGCTGTCATAGCCTGTGAGGTAGAGCAGGGCATACTGCAACATACAGCCATGACCCGCCGACAGGACAAAGCGATCGCGATTGAACCACTGCGGATTTTTGGGGTTAAACCGCATGAACTGGTTCCAGAGCACATAGGCCATGGGAGCCGCCCCCATGGGCAGGCCGGGGTGCCCAGAGTTGGCCTTTTGTACCGCATCGATCGCCAGGAAACGGATCGCATTAATACAGAGTTCATCAAGGGATTGAGTAACCGCAGGCATTGCTTTCTCTCTCTAATCTCTAATTAGGTTTGCAGCAGACAGTTAAAGGTCGGGAGTAAACTTGCGGAAGGCCAACGTGACGTTGTGCCCACCAAAGCCAAAGGAGTTGGACAAAGCCACCGTCACCGGACAGGCCCGGCTCTGATGGGGAACATAGTCCAGATCGCAGGCGGGATCCGGTTGCTCCAAGTTAATTGTAGGGGGGATGCGATCGTGGGCTATGGCCATTACCGTGGCGATCGCCTCGATACCCCCTGACCCCCCCAGCAGGTGCCCTGTCATGGATTTTGTCGAACTCACGGCAACGCGACGCGCATTTTCTTCGCCAAGGGCACGTTTAATGGCGGCGGTTTCCGTACTGTCGTTGGCGGGGGTACTGGTACCGTGGGCGTTGATATAGCTCACCTGATCCGGGGCAATCTCCGCATCCTTGAGGCAAGCTTCAATGGCACGGGCAGCCCCTTCTCCCCCCGGTGAGGGAGCAGTCATGTGGTAGGCATCACAGGTCAAGCCGTAGCCCACCATTTCCGCATAGATGCGTGCTCCCCGGGCAAGGGCAAATTCCAATTCTTCCAGGATCAAGATGCCGGCCCCTTCCCCAAGGACAAAGCCATCGCGGTGGAGGTCAAAGGGGCGGCTGGCATGGTGGGGATCATCATTGCGGGTAGAAAGGGCGCGAGCTGCCGCAAAACCTGCCACCGATAGGGGCGTAATCGCCGCCTCTGTACCCCCACAGATCATCGCCTTGGCGTAACCGTGTTGCACCATGCGGAAGGCATCGCCAATGGCATTGGAACCTGCTGCACAGGCGGTTACCGAACAGGAATTGGGGCCCTTGGCACCGGTGTGAATGGCGGTGAGTCCTGCGGCCATATTGGCAATCATCATCGGGATCATAAACGGACTACAGCGATCGGGCCCCCTCGTGAGATAGACCTCCTGCTGATCCTCCATTACCTTTAGACCACCCACACCCGTACCAATAATGATGCCAATGTCAGTGGCATTGCCCTCGTCAATTGTCAATTGGGCATCCGCAAGGGCTTGCTTACTGGCAGCCACGGCAAATTGAGCAAAGCGATCCATGCGCTTGGCATCTTTGCGATCCATGTAGAGGGTGGGATCAAAGCCACGCACCTCAGCCGCAATGCGGCAGTCATGACGACTGGCATCAAAAGCCGTGATGTAATCAATGCCGTTGCGACCGGCCATTAACCCTTCCCAATACTCCGCAAGGGTGTTGCCGAGGGGGGTAATTGCCCCCATCCCCGTGACAACGACCCGTTTTTGATGCGCCTTTGCCATGGATCTATGCAGCTACCTTATTGTTGATAAAGTCAAGGACATCTTGGACGGTTTTGAGTTTTTCTGCCTCTTCATCGGGAATTTCCACACCAAACTCTTCCTCAAGGGCCATGATCAACTCCACGGAGTCAAGGGAGTCAGCGTTGAGGTCTTCGGCAAAACTGGCTTCGGGTACAACTTTTTCTGCATCAACACTGAGTTGATCGGCAACAATGGCTTTTACTTTTTCAAGAATTTCAGATTGATTCATAGATGCCTTAACTGGATGGACAACGACTGAGAACAGTAATTCATGCGGGCGATCGCCATTCCTCAAATCTAGGATGTTTCGTGCCCAGAATCAACGCGCCCTAATTATAGGACAGATTGGGGATCCCCTAAGTACTCCTGCAACTGTGATAAGCTACAGTTTGAATACTTGAGACCAACAACGCCACATCCACCGTTGCCCTCTCTTCACCGAGTTGCCGATGCATTTTACGATTGCCAGTCTACTTGCCAACTTTAGCGAAGATAAATTTGTTGCCCCCAAGGTTCTCGAAAAAAACTCGGCTGTGACGATCCTGAGAGCCAGCGAGAACTGGAAATTGCCCTTGATGCCCTAGAACGCATTGGCCTGCTCATCAAAGAACGGGGCAAGTATCGCCGTGCCAGTGATGATGGATTGATTGAAGGGCGGCTGCGCTGCTCGAGCAAGGGCTTTTGCTTTGCCATTCAAGATACCGAGGGTGCGGAAGATATTTTTGTACGCGAGCATCAACTCAGTACTGCTTGGAATGGCGATCGCGTGCTGGTGCGGGTCACCCGTGAAGGCCGCCGCAAGAAATCTCCAGAGGGGGAAGTGAAACTCATCCTTGAGCGAGGAAATCCCTCGGTGATTGCTCGGGTTAAACAGACAGAAGATGGGTTTCGTGGGACGCCCCTCGACGATCGCCTGCTCTTTGAAATTGCCCTTGAGCCAAATGACCTTGTGCCCGATCTATCGACGGTGGTGGATCAGCTGGTGCATGTAAACATTCGCCGCTATCCTTTGGGGGGCTACCTGCCCACGGGGGAAATTGCCCAGATCCTAGGGAGCGATGCCCAATCGGCACCTGTCCTTGACTTGGTTTGCTGCAAACACAACCTTGTCCGCCAATTTAATCCAGCCCTGCGCACAGCAGCCGCCACCTTGAATGCCCAGTTGGAGACCTTGGACCTCAGCGATCGCCAAGACTTGCGGGAGCTGGTCACCATTACCTTAGTCGCCCCCGGCCAAGAGCCCCAAGTGGCCTTTTCCCTCGATGCTCTTGGGCAAGATCTCTGGAAGTTGGGGATTCACATTAGCGATGTGGGGGGATTACTTCCCCAGGATGAACTGCTGGATCGCACGGCTCGCCGTCAGGGCATGAGCCTGGCAACGCCTGAACTCAGTTTGCCCCTATTGCCGCAGGAATTGGAGAGGCTGCGCTTACTGCCGGGGGGCGATCGCGCTGCCATTTCGCTGCTGATTGAAATCAACACCGCCGGCGAAGTTCAGTCCTACAGGATTTACCGCAGTTGTATCCGCATTGATGCCTGTGTCACCAGTGAACAAGTGGCGGCTACCCTTGCCCTAGGAGACAGTTCTGGGGATTGGTTGCGCGCTTTAATTCACCTCGCCAATGCCGTGAGCGAGCGGCGACAGGCACGGGGGAGTATTGAAGTGACCCCAGCGGCGGCCCTGAGCCTTGCCTATGCCGATGAGGGCCTTGCCCCCGCCATTTTCCTACCAAAGGTGACCCCTTGGACCAGCTTGGTTATTCTTGCCAATGAACTCCTTGGCCGTCATTTGGCGAAGTTGGGGGTACCGGCCCTCTATCGCACGCAACCTGTACCCGAACTTTATGCGGTGCAGGATTTTCTCAAGCTGTGCCAAAATTTGAACTTGCCCTTGAGCCTAGACAATCCCTCCCAGGTCACGTCCCGCGACTATCAGCGGTTTATGGCGCAATTGGCCCCTTCGGATCTGGCAGCTGTGTTGCAGGAACTCTTGCTCGATAAACTCAAACCCGCCAGTGATTCCCCTATGGCGCTGAATCACTTTAGTTTGGCCACTGGAGAGGGCTATGCCCATTTCTGCTCGCCGTTGCAACGCTACACCGATATTGTCAATCAGCGCATTTTACACATTCTCCTGACACAAGGGCGCGATCGCCGCGGGCCACGGGCAAAAGAGCGCGTCAATCTTGGCGAGTCCAGTTGCTTGGAGCAGGTGAATTGGACAGTTTTCACCACCGACATTCAGCGGGAAGTAGACACGCTCGTTAACGAATTAGCCCCCCACCTCCAAGAGCGGGAGCGGCAAACCTACATGGCTTGGAAGGATTTAGTAGGGCTGCAACGGGTGCGCCAAGTCCAAGCCTGTATCGGCGAAGTGCGTCCTGGCATTATTACGGGCGTGCAGTCCTATGGCTTCTTTGTGGAACTGCTTGATTTTAATGTGGAGGGCCTAGTCCACGTCAGTTCCCTCAAGGATGACTGGTATGAATACCGCGCCTATGCCCAAACTTTGACGGGTCGGCGTAATCGCCTGCGTTACCGCTTGGGCGATCGCGTTGAAGTGCTGATTAAAAATGTGGATTCCTACCGCCAGCAGGTGGACTTAACAGTCATTAGTGGCGGCTCCCAAGCAACCGAAGAAGATCTCAACGACAGCAGTGACGGCGGGGAAACCCTCACCCCTCCTGAGGATGACGCCACTGAGAATCTGTAAACCAAGAGTTGATGTTTTGCAGGGAGTAGGCGGCGCTTGAACATCGTTTATTTTGGCACACCGGAGTTTGCCCTTGCGCCCCTCCAACGGCTGTTGGCAACAGAGACCTATCAGGTGCTGGGGGTGGTCACCCAGCCCGATCGGCGGCGGGGACGGGGCAACCAATTATCCCCTTCTCCTGTTAAGGCCTTAGCCCTTCGCCACAGGTTACCCATTTGGCAGCCCCCAAGTCTGCGTCGAGATCCACAGCTGCCTGAAGTCCTGCGATCGCTGGCTGCTGATGTCTTTGTGGTTGTTGCCTACGGTCAAATCTTGCCCCAGTCCATTCTTGAAATTCCCCGTTACGGCTGCATCAATATCCACGGCTCCCTGCTGCCGAAGTATCGCGGTGCAGCTCCAATTCAGTGGGCACTCTACCACGGCGAACAGGAAACCGGCGTAACGACGATGCTCATGGATGCCGGTCTGGACACAGGCCCAATGCTCCTGAAGCGAAAAGTCGGCATTCATTTAGAGGATAACGCTGCTACCCTCAGCGCCAAGCTCAGCGAGATAGGTGCTGACCTACTACTAGACACCTTGCAGCAACTGCCACAGCTTCAAGCCGAACCCCAAAATGACGCTGAGGCTACCTACGCGCCGCTCATTCAAAAAAGGGACTATGCGATTGATTGGGAGCGATCGGCCCTAGCCCTCCACAACCAGGTGCGCGCCTTCTATCCCTATGCCTATACGCAGTGGCAAGGGACACCCTTGAAAATTTTGCAAACGTGGCCATTGATTCCCGAAGTGGCGGCCAAATTACCCGAACCCCTACAGTCTTGTGTCCGTGAGCCTGAGGCCTCTGCCGCCCCCGGTACGGTGCTAGCTCTCGTCAAGGGCTGGGGGCCAGTAGTACAGACGGGCAAGGGTGGCCTACTCCTGAGTCAAGTGCAGTTGAGTGGTCGCAAAGCGCAATCGGGGTGGGATTTTGTCAATGGGGTTCGCCTGGCGATCGCCACTCAATTCGGTATTCTGTCCTCAGCTCTGTAACTAAGTTTTAAGCACGGCGGGCCTAACGTAACTAAATGTTAAGATTTTGCCGTTTTGACAGCATTTCGCCTTGACACCCCTCGGATTGGCTCACTACACTGACACACATACCTAGGTACGTCTCTAACCCCTATGGAAGATAAGCAAAAGGTTACGTTGTATCTCTCCCCCGATGTGCACCGCCAGCTAAAGATTGCCGCTGTAGTCGAGCAGGAAACAATGTCCACCCTTGCTGAGCGTGCGATTGAATTTCTGCTGGCTCACCCAGAGGTACTGGCGGAATATGCCGAGCAAAAACATGGCAATGTGCATCGGGTTTATCACTGCCCAGAGTGTGCCAGTGCCCTTGTCCTGCGGGGGGATGAGCTAACGGCCTTGGTCAATCAGCCCACTGTGATTGATGACAACAGCCTCAGTGTTCCTGCGCTCTCCGTCGAGTTGGTGTCTGCCCGCTAGGCCAGTGGCGGGGGTGTTGGGTCAGCCTTGAAAGAAGGAGGTGATTGCTGTGCAAGAAGAGTTGAGTATCCTAATCCAAGCGCAATATCCGTTGATCTACCTCCTGACCTCTGAAGAAGAGCGGGCTGAACAGGCGATCGCCACCATTGCCCAAAGTCAAGTCGGGCCTCAAGGGCGGTCTCCCCGCAAGCTCTACATCTGGACAGTGACCCACGGCATGGTTGAGTATGGCCATCCCCGCAACAATAGTCACCACAATACCGTCTCACCGGAAGCCGCCATTCAATGGGTTGTTCACCAACGGGAACCGGGCATCTACGTCTTCAAGGATTTGCACCCCTTCATTGATTCGCCCCCTGTCACTCGTTCTTTACGGGACGCGATCGCTAGCTTCAAGAGCAGCCACAAAACCATTATCCTCATGTCCCCTGAAGCGGCGCAGCGAATTCCCGTTGAACTAGAAAAAGAAATCGTTGTTGTTGACTATCCCCTACCCAGTATTAACGAACTAGATGAAGTTCTCAGGCAACAGTTAGATCCCCGCGATCGCCGCCTCACCCCGGAAGCACGGGAAAAGCTCGTCAAAGCCACCCTGGGTCTGACGCGGGATGAAGCCGAAAAAGTCTTTCGCAAAGCCAAAGTCACCGCTGGGCGGCTCACCGAAGCGGAGGTGGACATCATCCTCTCCGAGAAAAAGCAACTCATCCGCCGCAACGGCATCCTCGAATACATGGAAGTGGATGAAACCATTGATTCTGTGGGGGGCCTAGAGGAACTGAAAGTATGGTTACGTCAGCGCGCCAACGCCTTCAGTGAAAAGGCTCGTGAATACGGCTTACCGCAACCGAAAGGGATGTTGATTTTGGGTGTCCCCGGCTGTGGGAAGTCCCTCATTGCCAAAACCACCTCCCGCCTTTGGGGCTTGCCCCTGCTGCGCCTTGATATGGGTCGGGTCTACGACGGTTCAATGGTGGGGCGATCGGAAGCAAATTTGCGCAATGCGCTGAAAACCGCTGAATCCATTTCCCCTGCCATTCTCTTTATTGACGAAATGGACAAGGCCTTTGCTGGCGGGGCAGGCTCCTCAGACTCCGATGGCGGTACCTCTAGCCGCATCTTTGGCTCCTTCCTAACTTGGATGCAGGAGAAAAAGTCTCCCGTCTTTGTCCTGGCAACAGCCAACCGAGTTGAACGGCTCCCCGGTGAATTCTTGCGCAAAGGCCGCTTTGATGAAATTTTCTTTGTTGATTTGCCCAATGCCGAGGAGCGCAAGGAAATTTTTCGCATTCACCTCACTAAGCGCCGCCGTGAGATTGATCGCTTTGACCTAGAGCAACTGGCCAATATCTGTGATGGCTTTTCTGGTGCCGAGATTGAACAGGCGATCATTGCTGCCATGTACGAAGCCTTTGCCCAAGGGCGGGAGTTTACCCAGTTAGACATTATTGCCGCTAGCCGTGCCACTCAACCCCTTTCCAAGACGATGCAAGAGCAGGTCACGGCACTTCGAGATTGGGCCCGCCAACGGGCGCGCCCGGCGGCAGCTTCAGTGGCTGAATACCAGCGACTGGAGTTCTGACAAGCTTCCTTCTATCTGTTTTGTGCAGATGGGAGAAAGACCCGACCACAGGGGTTTGGTTCGCCATAAATTGTGGTTCATTCAGTCCAATGTTTCTGTCTCAATCTGGAGGAAATTCACATGTCTCACTTCAGCACCCTGCGTACGAAAGTTACCGATGCTGAAATCTTGAAAGCATCCCTGCGGGATCTGGGCATTACGGTGAAAACCAATGCCGATGTGCGTGGCTACAACGGCCAACGCGTTCGTGCCGACATCGTTGCCGTCCTCGACGGTGAGTACGATCTGGGCTGGTCTCGCAATGCTGATGGCACCTTTGATCTCATTGCTGACCTCTGGGGTGTGGCCAAAAAACACAACCAAACCGAGCTAATCAACTCGATCAACCAAAAATATGCCATCAACAAAACCTTGGCTGAGGTGAAGCGCCCTGGCCTTCAGAATGCCAACGTCAAGCTTGTGGTGCATAGCTAATCCTGTTGCCAATTGCTTTGTACTGTCTAGCGCGCGTTCCCAAGTAATCCGCTGGCTGACTCCCGAGGGGTCGGCCTCTTTTTTATCTCAGGATTAAGAATATGGTATTTTGGCCATGAAGGTAAGGATTGTTTGTAGTTATTGAGTTCTGGTCAACCTATTCAAGAACGCTTTTCTCCAGAGGCTAGGCTCGTGATTGCCACCGGGGATGTCTGTGAGGTGGTTCGTCAGGTGCCGGATGAGGCCATGACGCTCATCTTTACGTCGCCGCCCTACAACCTCGGCAAGGCCTACGAAACGCCGGTGGCGATCGAGGACTATCTCCAAAGCCAAAGCAGAGTGATGGCTGAGCTATATCGGGTGCTCCGGCCAGAGGGAAGTCTGTGCTGGCAAGTGGGGAATTTTGTTCAAAGGGGAGAGGTGTATCCCTTGGATATTTTGTTTTATCCCCTCTTCAAGCGATTGGGTTTGAAGCTGCGCAATCGCATCATTTGGAAATTTGGCCATGGTCTCCATGCCACAAAGCGCTTTTCTGGCCGCTATGAAACGATCCTCTGGTTCACAAAGTCAGATGACTACATCTTTAATTTGGATGCGGTGCGCATTCCAGCCAAATATCCAGGGAAACGCCACTTCAAGGGTCCTAAGAAGGGCAAACCCTCGGGCAATCCCTTGGGTAAAAATCCATCGGATATCTGGGAAATCGTTCTTCAGGATTGGCAAGAACTGGTGTGGGATATTCCCAATGTCAAGTCCAATCATCCCGAAAAAACGCTCCATCCCTGCCAATTTCCCATTGAGTTGGTGGAGCGGTGCGTTCTTGCCCTCAGCCATGAGGGGGATTGGGTCTTTGACCCCTATATGGGGGTGGGATCATCGCTCTTGGCTGCCCTAATGCATAATCGGCGGGCAATGGGCTGTGAGCAGGAACCCGTTTATGTCAACATTGCTCGCCAACGGATTCAGGCCTATGAAAATGGCACCCTGCCTTACCGTCCCCTTGGCAGACCGGTGTACACCCCCACAGGACAGGAGAAAATAGTGCAAATTCCTGAGGAGTGGCAACAGTAAGTTGGCGATCGCTCGATGAACGGGTACGCATTCCATCCAAGTGGGTGACCTTGATTGGCGAGAAGTGGCTGACGGACACCGGTGAAACCCTAGAATACTGGCGGGTAGAAAAGGCGGACTCTGTAATTGTCTTGCCGCTGCAAGGAGATTATTTCATCTGCCTGCCGCCAACCTTTCGGGTGGGCGTTCAGCGAGCTACGGTGGATTTTCCCGGTGGGCAAGTGCTCCCCAATCCCCCCCAGGGCAATGGTGCCGCAAATTTTGACCCAGGAATTGGGGATTACGTCCGATGGGCTTCAAGCAATCACCCCCATCCGTTAGGGAGTCCGGGCATCTCAGCGCTTCTTGGGCAGTTGGAGTGCTTGCAATGTCCTGCCGTTCTCTTGAAATGGCTGTATCAGTGCCAACTAGCCTCGGCGATCGCTCGCTTCAGATGATTTTGCAGGGTTTTAGTGGGCAGGCCACTCTGGAGATGCTGCCACGGTAAGATAGTCTCCTCTGGCCAATTGGCAGTAACATAGGCTTCAAAATCAGGCAACTGTCCCTGCAGTTCCTTAAAAGCACGGCGATAACTGCCTAAGGAGGTGCCATAGTGGCGCACCTGCTCTAAAAGGGGAGCAAGCCGGCGATCGCCCCGCGAAATCAAGGCTTGAATCAACGAGTCATGATAGGATTCAGGGCGAAACTCAATCCCCAATTTGGCCAATTCTTTTTTCAAAAACTTGAGGCGTTTTTCGGCCACGGGTTGTACACCCCACCACTGAAAGGGGGTATGGGCTTTGGGAACAAAGGTACTACAGCCAAGGGTGAGCCGCAGTCGCGGGGCTGTTTTTTTCAATTGGCAAAAGAGCTCTACTGTGGCTGCGACATCGGCATCGGTTTCTGTGGGCAGCCCCACCATGCCATAAAACTTCAGCCCCTTGAGGCCACCGGCTTGGGCATGGCTGGCAGCAGCCAGAATCTCCGCCGTCTCAAGCTTTTTGTTGATCACTTGGCGCAGGCGCTCAGACCCCGTTTCGATGGCGATCGTCAGGGATTGACTGCCCCGTTGACTCAACAGGTGGGCCAGGGATTCGGTCACCGTATTGGTGCGCACCGAAGCTAAACTTACCCGCACATGATCAAATTGTGGCTGACCCAGATGCTCAATCAAGGCAGGAAATTCGGGATGTTGGGTAATCGAGGCGCCCAAAAGCCCTAGGCGATCAGTAACGGCTAGCCCCCGCTCAATGGCAGGAATCAGTGTGTCTAGGCTCGGTGTGCGAA
Proteins encoded in this window:
- the fmt gene encoding methionyl-tRNA formyltransferase, which gives rise to MNIVYFGTPEFALAPLQRLLATETYQVLGVVTQPDRRRGRGNQLSPSPVKALALRHRLPIWQPPSLRRDPQLPEVLRSLAADVFVVVAYGQILPQSILEIPRYGCINIHGSLLPKYRGAAPIQWALYHGEQETGVTTMLMDAGLDTGPMLLKRKVGIHLEDNAATLSAKLSEIGADLLLDTLQQLPQLQAEPQNDAEATYAPLIQKRDYAIDWERSALALHNQVRAFYPYAYTQWQGTPLKILQTWPLIPEVAAKLPEPLQSCVREPEASAAPGTVLALVKGWGPVVQTGKGGLLLSQVQLSGRKAQSGWDFVNGVRLAIATQFGILSSAL
- the fabF gene encoding beta-ketoacyl-ACP synthase II; protein product: MAKAHQKRVVVTGMGAITPLGNTLAEYWEGLMAGRNGIDYITAFDASRHDCRIAAEVRGFDPTLYMDRKDAKRMDRFAQFAVAASKQALADAQLTIDEGNATDIGIIIGTGVGGLKVMEDQQEVYLTRGPDRCSPFMIPMMIANMAAGLTAIHTGAKGPNSCSVTACAAGSNAIGDAFRMVQHGYAKAMICGGTEAAITPLSVAGFAAARALSTRNDDPHHASRPFDLHRDGFVLGEGAGILILEELEFALARGARIYAEMVGYGLTCDAYHMTAPSPGGEGAARAIEACLKDAEIAPDQVSYINAHGTSTPANDSTETAAIKRALGEENARRVAVSSTKSMTGHLLGGSGGIEAIATVMAIAHDRIPPTINLEQPDPACDLDYVPHQSRACPVTVALSNSFGFGGHNVTLAFRKFTPDL
- the tkt gene encoding transketolase, with product MPAVTQSLDELCINAIRFLAIDAVQKANSGHPGLPMGAAPMAYVLWNQFMRFNPKNPQWFNRDRFVLSAGHGCMLQYALLYLTGYDSVTIEDIKQFRQWGSRTPGHPENFETPGVEVTTGPLGQGICNAVGLAVAEAHLAARFNKPDIKLVDHYTYVILGDGCNMEGVSGEACSLAGHWGLGKLIALYDDNHISIDGSTDIAFTEDVCKRFEAYGWHVQHVADGNTDLAGIAKAIEAAKAVTDKPSLIKVTTTIGYGSPNKANTAGVHGAALGPEEVKLTRENLGWNYEPFVVPEEVLSHFRKAIERGASYEAEWNQTLATYRQKYPEEAAEFERLLRGELPANWDANLPSYTPADKAVATRKHSEICLNAIAPNLPELIGGSADLTHSNLTELKCSGDFQKGQYHNRNIRFGVREHGMAAICNGIALHNSGLIPYCATFLVFADYLRPALRLSALSQAGVIYVMTHDSIALGEDGPTHQPVETLASLRAIPNLLVIRPADGNETSGAYQVAVQRRKQPTLLALTRQNVPNLAGSSAANVAKGAYTLVDCEGTPDLILIGTGSEVSLCVKAAETLTANGKKVRVVSMPSWELFEEQSPEYKASVLPAGVKRLAVEAASSFGWCRYADATVSIERFGASAPGNVLMEKFGFTVDNVVAKANALLS
- a CDS encoding DUF3727 domain-containing protein, which gives rise to MGSNYQNQQNSNEQPWEEEDFAEEMEQLRLYDDEGRFLDCYIEFRLNVQGETYALLRPVDYPVEIFAVVAENDEEETLVPLEEEEIDEVFDTACAILEEQNLTLKRTALTLTVEGELPDLDEDEILMVEVEADDGIEEYQPLGSSFFYGTREYSVYTPLSPTLYVARLVPGQEPELLSPQDFQHLQPLLEQHLVTHLLEEEDWEN
- a CDS encoding ribonuclease R family protein, whose translation is MIEGRLRCSSKGFCFAIQDTEGAEDIFVREHQLSTAWNGDRVLVRVTREGRRKKSPEGEVKLILERGNPSVIARVKQTEDGFRGTPLDDRLLFEIALEPNDLVPDLSTVVDQLVHVNIRRYPLGGYLPTGEIAQILGSDAQSAPVLDLVCCKHNLVRQFNPALRTAAATLNAQLETLDLSDRQDLRELVTITLVAPGQEPQVAFSLDALGQDLWKLGIHISDVGGLLPQDELLDRTARRQGMSLATPELSLPLLPQELERLRLLPGGDRAAISLLIEINTAGEVQSYRIYRSCIRIDACVTSEQVAATLALGDSSGDWLRALIHLANAVSERRQARGSIEVTPAAALSLAYADEGLAPAIFLPKVTPWTSLVILANELLGRHLAKLGVPALYRTQPVPELYAVQDFLKLCQNLNLPLSLDNPSQVTSRDYQRFMAQLAPSDLAAVLQELLLDKLKPASDSPMALNHFSLATGEGYAHFCSPLQRYTDIVNQRILHILLTQGRDRRGPRAKERVNLGESSCLEQVNWTVFTTDIQREVDTLVNELAPHLQERERQTYMAWKDLVGLQRVRQVQACIGEVRPGIITGVQSYGFFVELLDFNVEGLVHVSSLKDDWYEYRAYAQTLTGRRNRLRYRLGDRVEVLIKNVDSYRQQVDLTVISGGSQATEEDLNDSSDGGETLTPPEDDATENL
- the acpP gene encoding acyl carrier protein, whose amino-acid sequence is MNQSEILEKVKAIVADQLSVDAEKVVPEASFAEDLNADSLDSVELIMALEEEFGVEIPDEEAEKLKTVQDVLDFINNKVAA